GCTGTAAAAGAACAATtcttgaaaaatgaatgaacaaaaagaTCACagttataaacaaaaaaagaagaaaatgcaaaaaactcAACCTTTTTTTCAATGATACGTGCCCTTTGTGCTTTGTGCACCTATTTGTCAAGTCACTTTTGCACATGTCTGCATGTTAACGCACTTATTAAGTTGCCACCATTGCAGACAGATCAGACGTCTTAGGGCGAGGGAGGAAAATAACcacaaacaatatatatatgttttggAGTGCAGAACAGCGTGGCAGAGAACTGAAGCCCaccatttacatttatacagaTATGCACATTCTTCCACTTATGTATGTTGTGTACTGTTTataatgtgtgtttcttttgtacATCCTTcagtttatttgtaaaaaatcGAAATCAGAGAGAACCTCATACTGCCAAACAGATGTGTCATAGTTTAACACCAGCACAGTACAGAGTTTAGAATACATTTGTTATTGTTCAAAATCTCCACAAACCCAATCAGGTTTCAGAAATACAGAGGAGTTTATGGATTCTATTCCACGAGTCCttaacgggggaaaaaaaaaaacacccaacaaCTCACAGCATTACATATACATGTCCCCTTCCAACAGAATTAGTTCTAAGTAAACTGAATATGTGATAACAGGCAGGCTTATACAGGTTTGCAGGAGTTGTGAAATTTCTGTGAGAACAGTTGTTCTTGTGCCCCTGTGGATAATGTTCTATTTCAGACAGCGACACACCATAAGATCAAAGTTTATTATTTGCGACTCATTAATCTCATAAATCCAAACATTGTGACTGCATTCTCAAAAACGATTTGGTAAGCATATAATGATTAACTTCCTTCTTGGATAATGATGTGTAAGGACTGATATGAAAACAGTTGAGAAAAGACGGGTTTATTTGGTAGCCTTTAAAATTTAGATCAAAAACTCTGTGATTACCCTACAGTTAAACCTTCAGTCACAGAAGAGAAACAACCAAATCAAGTCCTTGTACCTACACAGTTTCTTCACATGACCACAAGACATACATGGGACCTTGAATACTATACAGCGATCAAATGTAAAAAGACCTGCGTTTTTACTGAATACAGTTTTACAAAGTATTCTGCTGTGTGTCCAGCTGTGGCCGCAGTGATCACTGGGCATAATGAATGAAGAAAAGAGGCTCTTTGAGCCCTACTGGGTTCATTATGATGAGATGCAGATAACTGGTAGGCAAGAGATGCCCGCACACTGATCTGCAAACACAGGCACGCGCTTTTTAATGTgcgtacatgcacacactgaagTTAAATTGCTCGTATGCGCGCTGGGACACACTTTGACTCATGtgcacacaaggacacacactcGCAGAAAAAACTTTAGATTCTACTGAGGGCCTCTCTCCTCAACCTTCCCTCTGCATGGTCAGATAAGTTCACCAGTGCAGTGAGCAGAGAAATCAGCAGGTGTGCAGAGTTTTCACCTCTGAAAGGCTTCCTCTGGTTTCAGTTAGTTCCCACAACCAGTAGGTCCAGGCCAGGGGAGTGGTCTAATCAGCTTAAGGCAGGTTAGGTGGTAGCTATGTGGCAGGGTTGCAGAGTCAAGTCATCCATCGAGTCATCATTGTTTCGTCCAACTGCAAACTATTTCATAATCATCTATTATCCGGTCAAAGTTGCTCTCAATAGGGCTTTGCCCACTCAGTGTTAGGAGGGCTCCTAGGACTGCAGTTTCCCATAAGTGATGAGGAGCTGGATGCAGCAGAGTGTCCCTCCCAGAATATGGCGTCACTGGGCTTGGGAGGACTAGGGAAGGACCTCGAGCTCTCGTCCAGGGAAGCTTGGTTTAAGGGAGGCGGGGGCAGGACGGCATTGCTGCCAGCTAAAGCCTCTTCTGAACAGCTATGTGAGGGCCAGGGTCCATTGTACCAGCAGTCCTCCTTCAGGCTGTCTGGCAACAGGGTGCCTGATGGGCCACCGACAGGAGGGCAGGGACGTCCAGAACACGAGGGGAGTGGGGGGGCACTAGGGGGACGAGGGACGGACGCCCGAGGACCTGGGTGGTTGTTCTTTTCTACGTCATCCAGACACTGTATTGGAACTGTTGAGGAAGCTAGAGACAGCAAGGTgaaggaaagagggaggaaaagtGAGAGTGAAGagcaataaaagtgttttgcaaATATTGCTAGTGTGGTTAGAAACGGGTCACATGTCACAAACAGGTTCAAATGTTTGTCCCTCTTTGTGATGTCAATATTTTAGCTACCAATTTCTTGTGAGTGTTATTTGATGCGATTTCTACTTTGATAACTTGTTATTGTTACAAAGGTGGTGAGCGAAGTGCAGGAAATTCTATTGTTTTACTATATCGTGCAGGTAAATCACTATCAATTCTTTCCTCcaactcaatttttttttttttattacacatctTTCCAGGACTTAGTTTGAGATGCCCCCACTTTTTTCAGTTGCTGCTTATTATGTTGAGCAAGACGTGTGGAACTTTAATTAGCAGCTGAGTGCGTTTGCCATTAAACACAAGATTTTCACCAACAAAAGTGACAAGACTACAAAGTAATGACGAGACTTGTtcttaataaatataaatgaacatgACTTAACTTTTTTTCTCTATAATTTTTTTGTACCAGTCTTTTTCCTTTCCCTCTTCCTTTGTAccattatattatactataataCTAATTTTGAATGACTGAATTTGtccaaaaaagaagaggaaaaattgGGATAATCTAAAACTTTTGACCAGTATTATATGGTCTTTCATCCATCCACCCTCTCCTGAGTCTGTCATTTGAATAGAAGTGATTCCACTGAAGGAACATTATCAGAATACAGATGTATTATCCAACCAAACACATAGCTTctcgttctcctcctccttccattTCTTTCCAGCCGTCTCATTAAAGCTACAGGATTACGGTCTTATTCAGTGGAATAAATAGGCcaagatttattttcttgccATATTTCATTCCAATTTTCACCTCCTGGTCTCCTCCTCTGACAGTCTGAGGGAATTGACAACAGAGGTAATCTCCTCTAGGATAGAATGCATCAGcacagagggaggggagaggtAAAACAGACCATTTTATGATGTCTTTTATCAGTGTTTCTTAGCAGTCTGATTGCACACCCTCATACAAATTGTGACAAGGAGCAGGAGAAGAAAATCTTCTCAGTTAAGAAGTACCTCTTAAAAGGGCGTGAGGAGTCAGGAGTGACTCCCTCTTTTCACTTAGTTAGTTTGCTACATTTGTTCCTGTGCAGTTAAGCAAGATTTGGATTCACAAATCTGACACTATTCTATacccagattaaaaaaaaaataatcaaatgaattaCTACCACTAAAGaggttttgttgttgctgttagcAGGATTATTCAAACATTACTAATTTTCTTGAAATCCTGGAGAAGtatggcatttttttttctttaactctgtgagctatgacattttcaaaatgctATATGAAGGAAATTTATTATAGTACGACACAAATTGACCATGATGGGTCACCAAGTCTATTTGTATTTGGTTTGAAATGTCAAATTACAATCACATTAACGCCTGCAATACTCGCGTCGCTCAGTTCCTGCGTGCTAGTGGTAACCTGTGAGAAGTTTCTGTAGGGGAATATAGGGGACGCATGATGTAGGTGTGagaaaggcagcagtggagcagtccatgggggagggggggggggggtgttatcAAATGCAAACACAGAAAGTAGGTTGTACAGATTTATGCACCACAGTCTCTGTATTATTCCTTACCTTGTCTTGTTTCGTTGATCAGCGGCCTGAGTTTACTGATCAGGCCCGATTGGTGCTTCAGCTCTGAGACGAGACGATTGACCTCACTGTTCAAAGCCTGGCACATCTGCTGCATGTTCCTCTCACTACACATCAACAGAATATTGAATTTTAGCAATATGCTCAAAGCATTGCTGCGTCTCTTCAAAGCCAGCGTTGTTGTAGAATATCTGTCAGACAGGATTTCACGTGGTAAAGCATAGAAACCGTGTTAAGCTCCATTTAAAcgttttttttaggttttttttactgatgtgcatatttatttcacttatttaaCTGAGACCATGTTCAAATCCACATTTGGTGAAATTAAAACTATCAAAGCAGACATGAATTTGATCAAAATTAGTAGGacatttaataattaaagcCTTATCTGTTCACAAAATTACGGAAATTCCTAGTGAGGGCATGTTGATTAATTTGAATTCCTGCAATATAGTTGGATTCATTTGACCCATTTAGCACAATCACTGACTGTACTCGTGTGAAGCCACAGACAAGTTTAATAGAcgatgacatttaccaaaaagCAAATTCAAATGACTATGGTACATTTCGCGATTACAGTATGTCGGAGACCCGCAAAGGAAAAGCATATTATGTGCTACAGTAATTAGATACAATAAGTTGACAGATCCAGCAGCTTGTATTGAACCTTCTGCTACTTCCAGCAGTATTTAGAAGTGGTAGTTTTGTATGTGTAGCTGAGTCATACAAACATCTACAAACAACACTTTGGATAAATAAAGTGCCAACAAGAAATAGTTACActgcaaaatattgtttttttccttcacgAAATATAAGTCTGTCATTATTGATTGAATTATCTCTCAGAGAAATGAGGCTTTTACCACACACCTGAAAATGTAATCTGTCTCATGGATGCAAGTCTTATGGGTGCAGCTGGCTTGCATTGTGTCTGATATGTAGACAGACTTGAAATGTAAAAAGCTACACCCTCCTCTAGTGGTCAAAGAGGACAACTACATCCCATATTGACAGAATGCAATggtaaacccacacacacacacctcttgtGCAGATCACCTGTCTGACCAGTCAAATTAGTCCCAAACTAACCCCACCTTTCATTTACTGTAcaaatgtgtatacatgtataaaatACTCTACCTTGCATTAAACTTTGTGTCACAGGTCAGGCCCAAGTCTGGTCCATTAAGGCCGTGGGGTTCCTCCTAAAACAGAGTGAGTTAGGAAAACCAGGGTGTCAGaatttgtttttcagtcttttttcaaTATCACGAAACAAACTTCGGCTCTCCTCCAAACTTAACTTATTTCCCccattccttttttctttcatactTCAGGAACTAATTTATCGACCTGTGtgttcctcttttctttccacATCTTCCCAGAGTcaccctgtctctctctgccccaACACCTTCCGTCCGCTGTTTTCCTGTCGCCTCGTTACAGCTCTCTCAGCGAAATGTTTCACCGCTGTTCTCTCTGGctcttcttcctccacctctttttttccccacattatGCTCCCGTGGCTGTACAGCGTACTTACCCCACCTCTCTCCAGCAGTCTGCTGTTTTCCAGTGTCACTCTCTCAAGCTCCTCCTGTAGTTTGTGGATCTTCAGCTCAGTGCTGACCCTGTCCACCTGCCAGTAATCCTGAGGGCTGTTCAGGCTCTTCATCACtgacaataattaaaaaaaaatcactagtTCATAACAAATTAAGATATGAATTCCTTATCATTTCAATGATGGCGATCGTAACTCTCTTCAatgataaattaaatatttagtcaaataaataacattaaaaagtgaAGCTGTTGTTTATATCAGGTACAGAATCCAATGTTTTCAAGCTTTAATGTCTTGTTCTCCATAGATGTGAAAAGCACATAAGGGTCAGATGTAGTCAGTCTGTCAGATTCTGTGATATATTGCTCCATCTCTATGTATTTAATGTGCGCAGTGAACTCTTGACAGCTTGAAAGCTGCACGGGCTCCATCATTTTTGCAGGAGCTTTTTTGCAGAAGCTGCCACCTAAGTCATGTGACTCTATAGGAAGATAAATCcacagaaaacactgtttttttaaaaggtgtACGCCACATATTAAATGCAATGGTTTTTTTGCAGATGCATTTTACAAAGCTTTGCTCAGCTGctataaagaaaacaaagcggGCCCATGTGCTCTACCTGTACCTTGGCTGGTATCCATTTCTgtcctcagctgcagcagctcccaCTCTTTGGCCTGGAGCTGCTCCATCAGcaacctctcactctcactcttctcCTTTTTCTAAAAGAGAAGGATAATAAACAGGAAGAGTCAGCATTCACACCGAAGAAGAAAACTCTCCCCTTTGGTAAGATCAATGCACTTGTGTTATATttgtatgttaaaataaaaataaccttCTACCTAAGCTTTGAAATGCAGAAGATATTTCTatctctttctttgttgtttctcaGGTTTGAAACATACATGATCGTGTCAGTTTGAGGAAGGTTCAAATAGACCAGTGGACTCACCAGTTTGTTCAGCTCCATCTGCAGATCTTCCTTTTCTATATAGATACCTCGGTAAGCACTGAAGGCCTTATTCACATACTGGGGACCCTCTGATGGAGGTGCATCAGGCCTGAAGAGCTGCACAGAGATGAGAAGAGCACATCTTTCAATATGTTTTCACTTTTGCGTTCCATCTGTGTTAcctttttctgttaaaatagtaaaatattttatttttttattaaatgccAGGAGCTTTGTTTTCATATGTGTAGCGCTCCAAAACATGTCATGTTTTCCCAGACCTCCTCTATGTTTACAGACGGAAGATTTGTTGGTTCATTGGTTTTAGCTTTCACTTTAGGCCACAGGTGTATTAATGTTGGTGTGCAgatggggttagggttagggcccaCAGTTAAGTATTTTGCAGTTTTCTCTAAGCATTCTGTGTTTGTTCATACAGTTCTGTGAAAAACTCTAGGGGGGCACCATTGGATTTGTTGTTTAaacaatgctataatgaccacacggtataattatttctcattcactttactggaacacatccagggggtatgggaaacatgtatgcagttttgtttttaaacaaaacagcttctacaggtttAAGTGTCaagtgtgacctacccttaaaTTTAAACAATAGCACAACCCTGTGAAAGGTTATTGCAGCAGgattattcaagacatgcttgtgCATTATATGCACATGTTTTtcgagttaaactcattgacagtttgTGAATATATAAGACAAACTTTCACTCACATCATTCAAATCTAAATGCCATTGGTCACAGAAGTTGACAGACATTAAAACAAAGTAGTGCCCTAAAACTTCTAGATAGGCagtaagtatttaaaaaaaaaaaaaaaaatttaatcacTCTCCATGAGCTGTTATTTCCTTTTTCTAGCTTCTATTCTTCTACCCTCTCCATGCAACTCTGCAGAAATCACCActtcctggccatgtgcatcaATACCTTATCCTCAAGCTGCTTGACCCTCTTCCTTAGCAGAGTATTCTCTCGCTCCGTGTCTCTCAGCCTCTTCTTGATGTCCTCATAGGCTGTGACCAGGGCAAAGTGGGAAGCGACAGACTCGTCACCAGCACACACAGATACTGGGCTCTCGCCGGAGGTGGTGAAGGCTGTCTCGTGTTTCAGAATACAGATGTCATCATCCACTGCCAGAGGCTCCATGCTTGCACAGGCCTACGCTGTAGCAGCTAGATGACCTAGGGATGACAGGAAGAGGTTTGGAtcaaaattatgaaaataacatttgtttattgAACTTGGACTTTCTATCCTAAGGCATGAGGTaaaatgaaatgtcttgttATTACACATGATTAAGGGGACATCTTAGAGAGATGGTGCTCACTGATACTTTTGTTCTGTACAAGTGCTGTaactgtgtcatttttctgtgtAGGCTTTTTCTTGGTATTGTTTTCTGATAATCTGTGATCTGCAAATACTAAGATTAGtagatttttttcctctctcctttgATTATGCATCTCTTTGCAAGTAAGTACATTTTACAACCAGTACAgcacacaatacaatacaaaatataaaacagacAATCTTTTAAAACCCTCGTTCAActaaaagcttgttttaaagGCCAggttttcagctgctttttaaaagagtgGACACGTTAGGCAGCACAATGTGAGTGGTAAAGCAtttcaaagtcacacacacacaattagtTTTTCTATCAAGCTGAGCAAAGCTACaagctgaaacatgtttgtttacagaaaGTGGCAAAGAAGTACTTACTTCTTACGCTAGATTCTTAGATTCTTACGCTAACAAACTTTACTTATGACAGTTTTGATTTGGATTAAACAGTGTCTGATTTATAAACATCTACATAATATCTCTCCATGTAgctactttttaaaaacaaaagtgaggaGAAAACACATTGATCTGAGGACTGGCCTGTTGTTACAGGGACTGTACAAAAAACAATGGCTCTCAGCAAGAATTTCATCAATTCAGACaaatatgagagagagaaatcctCCATAAATGAGGCAATGTCTGTACtagaaaatgtcttaaaaagGTGGCAAAAACGAGTTAAACACACTGCAGAACACTTTCGGTTTGTGGCAGTGCTGAGACAGTGCAGCTAATGCTAttgctgatgatgtcagcaTGCAATGATGCAGCAAACACCGAGGAGCCAAGTTTTAACACTTGAAGGCCGAAGCTCTAAAATAAGTAAGTTTCAAATGAAAGGCTTGACAGTCCATGAGAGCCACACCAGCGATAGAAACCAAGATACAAGAAGCGTCGCTGACTTTCATGGACGACTTCAGAGAGGGGTATGAAACTGAGCGACCCCCAGCAAGACAAGTGTTTAAAACGAAAGTGAACATGAGTCCAAATATAAGACACGAAGTAAGAAGTCATGTATTTAGACACAATGAGATTAAATACGAGAGCTAAATGCTAACATTACAATGGCATAAATCAAGAGGGCGTATGTGGTTCAAACAGCCTCAGTCAGGATGTAAACAATCACCGACTCGTTCGTGTACGGTTCAAGGTAAGGTTATAGTGTTAGCTTCCGTGAGCTGTGTGGACAGCCGACGAGACACAACGAAAGACACTGATATTATGTAcggaaaaatgaaaacacaacagtcagCAGACATTGACTTAGACGAACAAAGAACCAATAACAATGCCGAACGTTACAGCGAATAAAACTACCGATCTATGATAACAGCTAGCTAGCGCTTAGCTAACGTCATTTGTGGCTAGGTGAACCAAAAAAGcagtcgattattttctctctcGACCTCCACTAACCGCTTTGGATGCTGTCCTCAGTCCGGTGTCAGCCGAGCACACAGCGCGATCATTTATTCTTGATAAGAGAAGACCTGTTTCTGGTAAACAGCCAAAGAGACGAGGATGAACACTCGCACAGTGTCAGAACTGACAGGTGAGGAAACAAAAACTTCCGGGAGTCACTTGACTGGagacctttcaaaataaaaccacgaCATGACCTCTGACAAGCCGTTTTAACATGTAATAGCTAATCGcgatgttttatattatattacatgatattatattatattattggtttaaatgaatatttccaCAAAGCAAtacattttccctttttgtaAGGTCAACAATTGTTCACATCACCAATAAAATATTGAGCCATAACCACATCCGCAGGAAATTCAATTGaaatctgtcctttactttttgagttatgcagCTAACAgacaacaaataataacaaatgataaCTGCAGGCTAAGCTGGTGAGGAACACGACACTTAGCTAGTGTTCACTAACTTTCAAAGAGAAGCTCCCACCTTAACTAAGGATGAGTATTGCTGctaatttctttatttgtcattaagGGACAgctaaaatgaaataattattcTAATGAACTGagcgatgttttttttttttgactgggaGGTCAAAACTTTACCCTGGTTAGCTAATATGAGCTAATCAATCTAGTTAAGTTCTAACAAATATTAGTATCAATAACTGACAAGGACATGTGGAAATGTGAAGTAGTTAAGTATTTAGAAAGTTAGCAACTTATTCAACCATATGAATGTTTATAAGAAATGCTCAACACCATATCaacatgtcttcttttttttttttacctgcagaCAGAAGCATCCTGACAGTTAGACTTGATTTGTGATAGTTCTTGCATGACTATAAGTGGTAAGTGACATATTATCAATGATGATCATGTGACCATCTTACTGGAGATTCTGAAATAAATTGTATTCTCAGCCAAACAGCCTGACCTTACGAGCCGAGAGGTTTCCCTCTTTGTGTAGTTCTGGCTCCTGTGGTGGGACACTTATTTAATAGGTTTCTCTTAGATTTATTATCAGGGCCCTGAGACTCATGTTACTGATCATGTATgtaacaaaatattaattttttttgcctgcATGTCTAGTAAATACACAATACTTATGCAGTATATGTTAAAGAAAATACATATAACAGTATTAAGCATATTGATAGTACTGAGCAtaattactgtattttaagtATCACTAATTAGATAActagttttattttctaaatctCCTATAGCAATCAATCTGGTGTCAGGAGATCCACAAGATCGAGGCTTGTGGACGTACCTGCAAATATCGACAACATGACCAGTGAAGACAAACCTGAGATCTGCATCTCAAAGACTCGTGAACGTAAGGCCAACGCTTCTGTATATCAGCTGATTTGGCTCCTGTCACTCTGATTTTGTTCTCTCAGAGTTAACACAGTATTTTTACTTACAGTGTAAAGCAtctatgtattatatatatatcttcatgatcctattttttttttaacagactTTTTCTTGCACAGGCTTAGGGAACATGTAGAATTGTTTGGCTATAACATCACATCACCCTTGATTAAAAGGTTATATGATCAGAGTCAGTGACATAAAATCAGACCAGTTTACTCtattaatgtaaataaacattccATGTTTTCTAGTTTTCTTTCCCCAAGAGATACATCTCTTAATCCACAACTTGAACTGGTCTATCCTAAATAGTAATAGTTTAGACTTTTATAATAGTAAGAGTGGCTGACACACATAAGTTCCTGCAGAAAGGTCTTAATATTTCAAATTTGTTGTGGAAGGAATAGAACTACTAACAGgtgttttgggtcattatctttgcagtgttgtcagaTGCCCAGCTGCTGTTAAGCGACATAGAGAAGCTGCTGGCCTCATGTACACAAATATGTCCTTCCTACCAGAGGCTGCAAAGAAAGGTTTGTAAATTGGCAGGGCAACAATCCCCCAATCTTCTCCAGTCATCTACATTAGCGCTACTGCTAAAAACAGTCTGTGAATGACAAACagcttgacataaaacaaatcttgAGAGGCtccatttcaaaacatttactcaggatgaaaaataaaattacagGATTCAATTAAGTGACTCTGGGACAAACAGTAGTCATTGTTAATCTTTCTGACGGATTTCCTCCAGATTTCCAGGAAcagccaaaataaataaataaaatgttctctCAACTTTTTTGGTTGACTGAGAATCCATTTGGTTTTTACAGAAATGCCTTTGGTCCATGATGTAATTTGATATATAATGGCCTTGAAAGCATCTATTCTATCCacactttttgtcatatttttttgcGTTCTGGTTGTGGCCCAGTTAGTTGACCACCCCAATGTCAGTCCCACCTATCAACAAGGAAATATcacttcaaaatgtgagatGTCAGCTGTTGCACACCAGGCTAGGCAAGTACTGCTGCAATTAGCATGGTAGTGAGTAGTGAGGTAGTGTTGTGAGGATCTCACTTTATCAGAAAGCATGCACAACACTTAATTTATCTCAAACTTATCTGAGATAGTATTCTTATATCCTTATCATATTATCCACTTATATTTGTGTTATCTTAACATGTTTTTCACCTTTATGTTGTGTGTTGAGGTAGACAACATTTCATATTTgaacaacagaacagaacttgttgaacttgtttttttggtgtataTTGTATGCGTCATACTTTGATATCGCTTTATCACTTCATCACCCCATAGAGGTCCTTTTCAATTATTTACGTACATATTTAACCATATTTTAAAGCCTGTATAAGGTTTTATTGCACAAACAACCTTGTTACTATTTTATGTGCTCAAGCATACTTCGACAGTGTGGTCTGGTGTGCATGTTGTTGTGACAGATTCATCAGGAGTGTGAGGCCAGCATAGAGGAAGACGGGGACACCTTGGTCATAGATGACTTCAGGTTCCAGAATGCAGCCAGCATGGTCGAGCTGAGGATGCTGTGGACAAACCCTGGTGCTGGTGGAGGACATCAGTACGACAAATGACTGATGGCTACACCTCAGTGGCTGTGTGACACAAGGTCAACAGAGCAAACAGTGGTAACAATGGCagccaacaaacaaaaaaggctAAGTGACATGTTCAGCTCTTCATGACAGAGAGGCAAAGTTTatgttgtataaaataaaaaggccaGTTTCAGATAAATGTCCCAActgtttctaaatgtttttgatggtaaatgttaaatgttataaATTACTAGTTCAATGTTGCTTTATTTTATCACTGTCTTAGTTTACACTGAGCTGCTGCCTTTAACGATAGTGCCAGTTGTGTAAACCTTAAATGTCCTTCACGATACATCACAACACTGTGTAGGTAGGTTAAATGGGGACATGGCTTTCTCTTTGATTACAGAGCTGTTAAACTAATCAGTGTCCTTCCTGTTTGTACCTGACTGTAGATCATCTTGCTGCCTAAAAGCACTTCTACTGCTCTGATTATAGTAAAGTTTCTCAGTTCACCAGGGCTTTTAGTGCATTTGGCTTGAAAAAGAActgtataataaacaaaaatgacagtgCCACTCTACTATATCTGCAAGTCCATAAGAAATCTGAAAATCTTATAATTTAATAACCTTTAGTCAAGACCTTTAGagttaataaatacatttcactgCATCATTTAGTATGATTATGACAGTACTATCTCTTAGCTGTTTGTATAGAGACCACTTCTGAATGCTTTCTTTGCATACAGCTATACAGAATAGCTTTGTAAATTATTTCAAACAGAACATTGGGCCACATGTGAAGGAAGGTAGCTGAAGGTATATTATGGAATGCTGCGCACACGGGCACTTTTCAgatctgtacttttacttttcgCTTGTGTATTTTGTCTAGGTCAGGGTACATTATTTACTGTGACTTATTACTCTGTTGATCTCAGTGGCAttgcatttacatacatttaaaaataggtGAATGAGCTTGAGGCAGCATTTAACATGATGTTTCAAATATTGTGGTACTGTTGTATCATCTGCTGGGAAAtt
The sequence above is a segment of the Solea solea chromosome 13, fSolSol10.1, whole genome shotgun sequence genome. Coding sequences within it:
- the azi2 gene encoding 5-azacytidine-induced protein 2 isoform X2; this encodes MEPLAVDDDICILKHETAFTTSGESPVSVCAGDESVASHFALVTAYEDIKKRLRDTERENTLLRKRVKQLEDKLFRPDAPPSEGPQYVNKAFSAYRGIYIEKEDLQMELNKLKKEKSESERLLMEQLQAKEWELLQLRTEMDTSQVMKSLNSPQDYWQVDRVSTELKIHKLQEELERVTLENSRLLERGGEEPHGLNGPDLGLTCDTKFNASERNMQQMCQALNSEVNRLVSELKHQSGLISKLRPLINETRQASSTVPIQCLDDVEKNNHPGPRASVPRPPSAPPLPSCSGRPCPPVGGPSGTLLPDSLKEDCWYNGPWPSHSCSEEALAGSNAVLPPPPLNQASLDESSRSFPSPPKPSDAIFWEGHSAASSSSSLMGNCSPRSPPNTEWAKPY
- the azi2 gene encoding 5-azacytidine-induced protein 2 isoform X1, which encodes MEPLAVDDDICILKHETAFTTSGESPVSVCAGDESVASHFALVTAYEDIKKRLRDTERENTLLRKRVKQLEDKLFRPDAPPSEGPQYVNKAFSAYRGIYIEKEDLQMELNKLKKEKSESERLLMEQLQAKEWELLQLRTEMDTSQGTVMKSLNSPQDYWQVDRVSTELKIHKLQEELERVTLENSRLLERGGEEPHGLNGPDLGLTCDTKFNASERNMQQMCQALNSEVNRLVSELKHQSGLISKLRPLINETRQASSTVPIQCLDDVEKNNHPGPRASVPRPPSAPPLPSCSGRPCPPVGGPSGTLLPDSLKEDCWYNGPWPSHSCSEEALAGSNAVLPPPPLNQASLDESSRSFPSPPKPSDAIFWEGHSAASSSSSLMGNCSPRSPPNTEWAKPY